Proteins from one Antennarius striatus isolate MH-2024 chromosome 12, ASM4005453v1, whole genome shotgun sequence genomic window:
- the fbxl3a gene encoding F-box/LRR-repeat protein 3, producing the protein MKRVKGGDEGSNSSSSNSSPEACKKSRKQLCKELDAAVDGNWARLPQELLLHIFQYLPLLDRAFASQVCRGWNQAFHMPELWRCFEFELNQPASSYLKATHPDLIKQIIKRHSNHLQYVSFKVDSSMESAEAACDILSQLVNCSLKTLGLISTARPSFMEVPKSHFISALTVVFVNSKSLSSLKIDDTPVDDPSLKVLVANNSDTLKLLKMSSCPHVSPAGILCVADQCHGLRELALNYHLLSDELLLALSSEKHVHLEHLRIDVVSENPGQHFHTIKKSSWDAMVRHSPKFNLVMYFFLYEDEFGPFFNEEIPVTHLYFGRSVSKEVLGRVGLHCPRLVELVVCANGLRPLDEELIRIAKHCTQLSAIGLGECEVSCSAFVEFVKMCGRRLSQLSIMEEVLIPDHKYSLDEIHWEVSKHLGRVWFPDMMPTW; encoded by the exons ATGAAGCGGGTGAAAGGAGGCGATGAGGGCAGCAATAGCTCCTCCAGTAACAGCTCACCTGAAGCTTGCAAGAAGTCGCGTAAACAGCTGTGCAAGGAGCTGGATGCAGCTGTGGATGGTAACTGGGCGCGACTGCCTCAGGAACTCCTGCTGCATATCTTCCAGTACCTCCCTCTGCTGGATCGGGCTTTTGCCTCTCAGGTGTGCCGTGGTTGGAACCAGGCTTTCCACATGCCGGAGCTGTGGAGATGTTTTGAATTTGAGCTTAATCAGCCGGCAAGCTCCTATTTGAAGGCTACACACCCAGACCTCATTAAGCAGATCATAAAGAGGCACTCCAATCATCTCCAGTATGTCAGCTTCAAG GTGGACAGTAGCATGGAGTCTGCAGAGGCTGCGTGTGACATTCTTTCACAGTTGGTGAATTGTTCTCTGAAGACCTTGGGGCTCATCTCCACAGCCAGGCCTAGTTTCATGGAGGTTCCAAAG TCTCATTTCATCTCAGCTCTGACTGTGGTGTTCGTCAATTCCAAGTCATTGTCTTCGCTGAAGATTGACGACACTCCAGTGGATGACCCGTCACTGAAGGTGCTGGTGGCCAATAACAGCGACaccctgaagctgctgaagatgaGCAGCTGCCCTCACGTCTCCCCGGCAG GGATCCTGTGTGTGGCGGATCAGTGTCACGGGCTGCGAGAACTAGCTCTGAACTACCACCTCCTGAGCGACGAACTCCTGCTGGCCCTCTCCTCGGAGAAACACGTCCACCTGGAACACCTTCGGATCGATGTGGTGAGCGAGAACCCCGGCCAGCACTTCCACACCATCAAGAAGAGCAGCTGGGACGCCATGGTGCGGCACTCACCAAAATTCAACCTGGTCATGTACTTTTTCCTCTATGAGGACGAGTTTGGCCCCTTCTTTAACGAGGAGATCCCCGTCACGCACCTCTACTTCGGCCGCTCAGTCAGTAAGGAGGTGTTGGGCCGTGTTGGCCTCCACTGCCCTCGTCTGGTGGAGTTGGTCGTGTGCGCGAATGGCTTGCGCCCCCTTGACGAGGAGCTGATCCGCATTGCTAAACACTGCACTCAGCTGTCAGCCATTGGGCTAGGCGAGTGCGAGGTTTCCTGTAGTGCGTTTGTGGAGTTTGTCAAGATGTGTGGCAGAAGGCTTTCCCAGCTGTCCATCATGGAGGAGGTGCTGATTCCAGATCACAAGTACTCCCTGGATGAGATCCACTGGGAGGTTTCGAAGCACCTGGGTCGAGTCTGGTTCCCAGACATGATGCCAACCTGGTAA